The following nucleotide sequence is from Endozoicomonas sp. GU-1.
TGATGGTTTCTGACAGGCCTACCACTGCACTTTTGGTGGCGTTATAGCTGGACATCATCGGCGCATTCACCAAACCGGCCAGCGAAGCAATATTGACAATATGGCCACAGCGCTGCTGCTTAAACAGTGGCGTAATGGTTTTACAACCTCTGGCAACACCCAGCAGGTTAATGTCCAGGATCCACTGCCAATCTTCCATGGAGGACGTTTCGATACGACCACCGGCTGCCACACCGGCATTATTCACCAGCACACCGATATTGCCCCAGCGCTGCATGGCGCTGGCAATCATGGCTTCTACATCCTGGTCACTGGTGACATCACAGCGGGTGAAATAGGCATCGGCACCCAGGGCTTTCAGGGCTTCGACCGTTTTATTGCCTGGCTCCTGATTGATATCAGCGACACAAACCGAATAACCTGCACGGGCAAAGCGCTCACAGGTTGCACGGCCAAGCCCGCTGGCACCGCCGGTCACAATTATTGTTTTTATAGACGACATGCCTTGATCCTGTTTATTATTTTTCGTGTTATCGATACTTCATCAGTTCAAATTTGGCAATCAACCCACGATGCACTTCATCTGGCCCATCCGCTAAACGCAGCACCCTTGCCATTGCCAGCATACGGGTTAACGGGAAATCATCGGAAAGACCACCACCGCCGTGCATCTGAATAGCCGCATCAACCACCTGCTGGGCAACGTTGGGGGCCACCACCTTGATCTGGGACACTTCACTCATTGCGCCCATAATG
It contains:
- a CDS encoding SDR family oxidoreductase, with the protein product MSSIKTIIVTGGASGLGRATCERFARAGYSVCVADINQEPGNKTVEALKALGADAYFTRCDVTSDQDVEAMIASAMQRWGNIGVLVNNAGVAAGGRIETSSMEDWQWILDINLLGVARGCKTITPLFKQQRCGHIVNIASLAGLVNAPMMSSYNATKSAVVGLSETIRIELEPFGIHTSVVCPGFFQTNLAESFRSGDAEMKKVVDKLLASSNITAEDVANDIFNAVQNKTFYVLPHREGRILWRIKRYLPSLFKALVSKGYKKNLKKQGVKL